The Spirosoma sp. SC4-14 DNA window ACTTCGCTAATCGATTGACGCATAAGCCCTGATCGACTCTGCAACGAGTTGCAGAGTCGATCAGGGCTTGTTTCGTTCGTAAATCCTGCCGGTTGGTGCAGGCTCGAATACATTTTCATGAATCAGTGAGCATGGCCATGCTCTTCTCCGCTGGCTGCTTTTAACTGCGACAGTACCGTAAAGGCACCCTTCAGCACTACCTGCGCTTTGGCAGGATCAAGACTGGCCGGTAAGGTAACCTCCGAAAAACCGGCTTCGGTTACTCCCCGCCGAACAGGAATACGACGAAACGTGGTTCCGTGCGGCTCCGGTTGGCTTGTTTTAGGGTCGTGTTCATCGTCAGTATGGCCAGCTTTACCTTCCTCGTGCTCGTCGGGGATTTCTTCGTCGGTTACTACAAAAATGTAGTCTTTGCCTTCGGCTGAAACAATGGCTTCTTCCGGTAAGGCCGTTACTCGACTGTTGCCCAGATCCAGACTGGCTTTCAGAAAGGTATTAGGGGCTAACTGCGAATCGGGTCGATCGAGTCGGGCTACAACCCGAACCGATCGATCGGTATCGATAGCGCGGTTGATGTAAGTAATCTGTCCCATTCGCTCTTTGGTTCTTTCGTTGTTGAGTCGAATACTTACCCGCTGGCCTTCCCGCAGCCGGGGCAGGTCTTTTTCAAATACCGTTAACTCAGCATAAAGCCCTTCATTACTGGTGATTTGGGCAATAACATCGCTAGGTTGTACATAGCCACCCGCCGTAGCCGTTACATCAGTAATAACTCCACTTACCGGGGCCGTTATCGTATACTGGCTACTGAATTTGCCGGTTAGCGCTGCCTGCGGAGAAAGGCCCACGAGCCGAAGCCGGTGGGCCAGCCCATTGACGCGGGCGCGGGTAGCATGCAGATCGGCGGTTGTTTGCTGTAATACCTTTAACGCACTGATATTTTCCCGGCTAAGTTCCTGCTGTCGGGCAAATTCGGCTTCCAGATATGTAAGCCGGCTACTGGTTTCGGCATAGTCCTGTTGAATCTGGATCAGGTCGGGGTTTTCGATGCGGGCCAGAAGCTGCCCTTTTCGAACGGGCTGGCCAACAAGCAAAGGCAGGCTACGGACAAAACCACCCAATAGAGCTGTAATTGTCTGCTGACTCTGAGCCGGTACCGCCAGCCGACCATTCACCTGTAGCAATTGGCCCAGATTGCGGTACTCGACTTTTCCCAGCCTAACACCACCAATCCGGATCTGATCGGAGGTTAACTCAACCCGGTCATCCGGTGTTTCTGCGTGTTTATGGTCTGGGGCTTTGTTGGGCGCTTTCTCTGTTGTAGAATCGTTGCCAGGCTGGCAGGAGGCTCCCTGTAGCAGGAGTAATAAACAGACAATAACCGCCCAGCCGCTACAGGGAGCGTTGGATGCTACATCGTTGAGCCGCGGGTGATTTCTGAAAAATAATAGGTTCATAGAGGAGTAAGGATGCCTGGATCGTACTATGGAAGGCCCAGAATTTGTTCTAAGGCGATAACGGCCTGGTTATATTGATTGATCGTATCGAGATAGCCGGTGCGTGTTTGGTACGACCGGGTTAAGGCCTGCGAATATTCTACGTAGCTGACTTCGCCCGCATGAAAGGCTTTTTGTGCTCCCTCGGCCAGCCGCTGAGCTACCGGAAGACCCGTTTGATCGTAGTAGGCCAGGCTGGACTGGTGCTGACGAATAACCTGTATGGCGGTAGTCAGTTCGCCTTCTATATTTCGCTGGTTTAGGGCTAATTGTGCTTTATTTAGCTGCTGGTCTAGCTGCGCCGATTCGATTCGGGCACGCTGTGCTTTCTGGAATATGGGTATGGCAACACCAACCTGCACTCCCTGAAAACGTTTACCACCCCCGTAAAAAATCTCCCGGTTGTCGACCGTCTGCGTACCAATCAGCGACTGGTTAAAATAGCTCAACGAAAAATCGGGGAGGAGCCGGGCCTGTTCGACCGCCACTTGCCGACCCGCAATATCGATCTGTTGACGCAGCAGGGCGAGTGTTGGGTTTTGCGCCAGCGCGGAGTCGCTAAGGATTGGTAAGGGTCGGCGAGTCAGGCTGCTATCCGAAATTGTTAGTAGGCTGGTTGTATTGAGCAGGGTCTGGAGTTGGTTGCTGGCAATCTGCTGGTCGGCCTGCGAAATGGCAATCTGATTGCGTACTTCGCCCAGCAGGTTATCGGCCGTGGCTACTTCCAGCGATGTGCCTTCTCCCGTTCGGTGCCGAACCTCGGTGGCCCGCCGGAACTCGACCAGCAAACTGTCCTGACGCTGCAATAGCCGGAGTCGTTCGCTCAGGTAGGCGAGCGCATAGTAAACCCGTTTTACCTGCGTCCGCAAATCAGTGCGCGTCAGTTGGGTCTGTAGTTCGGCTTTTTGGATGGTAGCGTCGGCCAGTTGTTCCAGCCGTTTGATGAGCTTAACATTCGGAATAGTTTGCGTCAGCGTGAAGTTGTTGTCCCAGCTCAGCGAATTATACTGCCCACCCATCCACGACAGATCCGTACGGCCAATGGCACGGGCAGTGCCCCGGTTGCTTCGTTGGAGTGCTGTGTTGAGTGCGTTTACCTGGGCTGACCCATTGCGTTCCTGCGCCTGATTCAGCGCTTTTTCGAGCGTCAGCGTGGTTACATTCTGAGCCGATGCCGCTGGTATAGCAGCACAGATGAGGCATAGCCAAACCCAGTTTGCGAGTCGGCTGGTGCTACCCGACAGGGCCGGTGCTGATGGTTGCTCTATGGATTTATGACCAAAACGGGTTTGTTCCCACCAGTACAGACAAGGTAGAACCAAGAGGGTAAGCAGCGTGGCCGATATCAGCCCCCCAATAACAACCGTCGCCAATGGACGTTGCACTTCGGCTCCGGCCGTAGTGGCGAGCGCCATTGGCAAAAAGCCTAACGAGGCAACCAGAGCCGTCATCATCACAGGGCGGAGCCGGGTGGCGGTTCCCTGCAAAATACGATCCCGAAGCGGCAGAATCGTTTCGGCTTTGAGGTGATTGAACTCGCCAATGAGTACAATCCCATTCAGAACCGCTACGCCAAACAGGGCAATGAAGCCGACTCCGGCCGAAATGCTGAACGGCATGTCGCGCAGCCAGAGGGCAAGCACACCACCAATGGCCGACAATGGAATGGCCGAGAAAATCAGCAGACTTTGCCGGATAGAGCCGAAGGTGAAAAAAAGCAGCAGGAAAATAAGCCCGAGGGCAATCGGAACGGCAAGGCTTAAGCGGTCTTTCGCTTCTTCGAGATTCTCAAACTGGCCTCCATACGTAAGGTAATAACCCGGTGGTAACTGCAGTTGCTGATCCAGTTTGCGTTGTAGGTCATTGACAACGCTTTCAACATCGCGCCCGCGCACATTGAAAGCTATCGTAATTCGGCGTTTGGCATCTTCCCGCTGCACCTGATTGATGCTGTTCTGGAACGATACGCTGGCAATCTGGCTTAAGGGAATCGTTTGACCGTCGACCGTAGCAATGAGCAGGTTTTGCACATCTTCGAGCCGTTGCCGACTTTGGGCCTGTAAACGTACTACCAGATCGAAACGGCGTTCGCCTTCGTAGACGACACCTGCCGAGGCTCCGGCAAACGCAGCCTGAATATAACGGTTGGCGTCTTCAATTGATAGCCCGAAATGGGCCAGGGCATCCCGGTCAAATTTGACCACAATCTGCGGTAATCCCGATACCTGTTCAACATAGAGGTCGACCGCTCCCGGAACAGTAGCCGCAATGCGGCCAATGCGCGCAGCATAGTCGGCCAATATACCCAGATCTTCGCCGAAGAGTTTTACGGCTATGTCCTGTTTGACGCCCGAAATCAGTTCGCTGAACCGCATCTGAATCGGTTGCAGAAAGCCGAAATCGACGCCCGGAATTTGGTTCAGCTTACGTTCCATTTTTTCGGCCAGTTCTTCCCGGCTTTGGGCCGATGTCCATTCGCGTCGATCTTTTAAAATAACCATCAGATCGGTTGCCTCGATGGGCATTGGGTCGGTCGGAATTTCACCCGCACCCGTTTTGCCAATGACTTCAATGACTTCCGGGAAGTTTTCTTTCAACACGCGGCCCGCCTGCAACGCGGCATCGCTCGATTGGGATAAGGAAGCGCCAGTCATAACGCGGGTTTCTACTGCAAAATCGCCTTCGTCGAGTTGAGGGATAAATTCACCACCCAATCGACTGAACAGGAATACGGCAACGCCAAACAGCCCTATGGCCAAACCGACAACCAGCTTTTTATGATCGAGTGCCCAGCGAATGGCTGGATCATAAAGCCGGTGAAAAAAGGCCATAATTCGATCTGAAACTGTTGTTTGGGCTTCCTGAATGGGCTTTTTGCTCAATAATAGCGCCGACAACATGGGAACGTAGGTGAGCGACAGAAGGAAAGCTCCCAGAATGGCAAAAACCACCGTTTGGGCCATTGGACGGAACATTTTCCCTTCAATGCCAACCAAAGCCAGAATGGGTAGATAGACAATCAAAATAATGATTTCGCCGAAAGCCGCCGACGACCGGATACGACTGGCCGATTGGAAGACTTCTTCATCCATTTCGGTTTGCGAAAGAGTATGCCGGAATTTTTTTAGGGCAATATGGTGCAGCGTTGCTTCAACAATGATAACGGCTCCGTCGACAATCAAGCCAAAATCGATAGCACCCAGACTCATCAGGTTGCCCGATACGCCAAAGAGATTCATTAAACTAACGGCAAAGAGCATGGCCAATGGAATGACCGACGCAACCACTAAGCCTGCCCGCCAATTGCCCAGCAGGAGCACCAGTACAAAAACGACAATAAGTGCGCCTTCGGTCAAATTGCGTTCTACCGTGCCAATAGCACGGCCTACCAGCTTCGTGCGGTCTAGAAAAGCGTGAATTTCGACCCCCTTGGGTAGTGATTTTTTGATCTGCTCGATGCGCTGCCTGACATTGGCGATAACTTCGGACGAGTTGGCACCTTTTAGCATCATCACAATAGCGCCTACTACCTCGCCTTCGCCATTGCGGGAGCCTCCGGTCCGGGTCATGGCACCGTAGCGCACTGCGCTGCCCAGTTGTACGGTTGCAACATCGCGAACGGTGACCGGAATGCCGTTGGGTGTTCGGTGAACAACAATTTTATTAATGTCGGAAAGGGTATTGATGAGCCCTTCCGACCGGATGAAGTAGGCATTGGGCCGACGGTCGATATAGGCTCCCCCCGTATTCTGGTTGTTTTTTTCGAGAGCCGTAAACAATTCATCCAAGGTAACCCCCGATGCTCGCAGCCGCTGCGGGTCGACGGCTACTTCATATTGCTTAAGTAAGCCACCAAAACTACTGACATCGGCAACACCTTTAGTGCCCAGCAATTGCCTCCGAACAATCCAGTCCTGAATCGACCGCAGTTCCATAGGGGGGTATTTTTTCTCGTAACCGGGTTGAGCCCGCAGAACATACTGATAGATCTCGCCCAGGCCCGTAGTAACGGGGGCGAGTTCAGGTTCGCCAGCATTAGCGGGTATTTGACTGCGAGCCTGCTGAAGTCGCTCAAAAACCTGTTGACGAGCCAGGTAAATATCGACATCGTCGTTCAGAACGATAGTAACAACGGATAGCCCAAACCGGGAGATGGACCGCACCTCAACCAGATCGGGAATGGTAG harbors:
- a CDS encoding CusA/CzcA family heavy metal efflux RND transporter, whose product is MLDAIIRFSIQNKLIIGVFTLALIVWGSYSISRLPIDALPDITNNQVQVITQSPALSALDVERLISFPIEQTMSTIPDLVEVRSISRFGLSVVTIVLNDDVDIYLARQQVFERLQQARSQIPANAGEPELAPVTTGLGEIYQYVLRAQPGYEKKYPPMELRSIQDWIVRRQLLGTKGVADVSSFGGLLKQYEVAVDPQRLRASGVTLDELFTALEKNNQNTGGAYIDRRPNAYFIRSEGLINTLSDINKIVVHRTPNGIPVTVRDVATVQLGSAVRYGAMTRTGGSRNGEGEVVGAIVMMLKGANSSEVIANVRQRIEQIKKSLPKGVEIHAFLDRTKLVGRAIGTVERNLTEGALIVVFVLVLLLGNWRAGLVVASVIPLAMLFAVSLMNLFGVSGNLMSLGAIDFGLIVDGAVIIVEATLHHIALKKFRHTLSQTEMDEEVFQSASRIRSSAAFGEIIILIVYLPILALVGIEGKMFRPMAQTVVFAILGAFLLSLTYVPMLSALLLSKKPIQEAQTTVSDRIMAFFHRLYDPAIRWALDHKKLVVGLAIGLFGVAVFLFSRLGGEFIPQLDEGDFAVETRVMTGASLSQSSDAALQAGRVLKENFPEVIEVIGKTGAGEIPTDPMPIEATDLMVILKDRREWTSAQSREELAEKMERKLNQIPGVDFGFLQPIQMRFSELISGVKQDIAVKLFGEDLGILADYAARIGRIAATVPGAVDLYVEQVSGLPQIVVKFDRDALAHFGLSIEDANRYIQAAFAGASAGVVYEGERRFDLVVRLQAQSRQRLEDVQNLLIATVDGQTIPLSQIASVSFQNSINQVQREDAKRRITIAFNVRGRDVESVVNDLQRKLDQQLQLPPGYYLTYGGQFENLEEAKDRLSLAVPIALGLIFLLLFFTFGSIRQSLLIFSAIPLSAIGGVLALWLRDMPFSISAGVGFIALFGVAVLNGIVLIGEFNHLKAETILPLRDRILQGTATRLRPVMMTALVASLGFLPMALATTAGAEVQRPLATVVIGGLISATLLTLLVLPCLYWWEQTRFGHKSIEQPSAPALSGSTSRLANWVWLCLICAAIPAASAQNVTTLTLEKALNQAQERNGSAQVNALNTALQRSNRGTARAIGRTDLSWMGGQYNSLSWDNNFTLTQTIPNVKLIKRLEQLADATIQKAELQTQLTRTDLRTQVKRVYYALAYLSERLRLLQRQDSLLVEFRRATEVRHRTGEGTSLEVATADNLLGEVRNQIAISQADQQIASNQLQTLLNTTSLLTISDSSLTRRPLPILSDSALAQNPTLALLRQQIDIAGRQVAVEQARLLPDFSLSYFNQSLIGTQTVDNREIFYGGGKRFQGVQVGVAIPIFQKAQRARIESAQLDQQLNKAQLALNQRNIEGELTTAIQVIRQHQSSLAYYDQTGLPVAQRLAEGAQKAFHAGEVSYVEYSQALTRSYQTRTGYLDTINQYNQAVIALEQILGLP
- a CDS encoding efflux RND transporter periplasmic adaptor subunit; the encoded protein is MNLLFFRNHPRLNDVASNAPCSGWAVIVCLLLLLQGASCQPGNDSTTEKAPNKAPDHKHAETPDDRVELTSDQIRIGGVRLGKVEYRNLGQLLQVNGRLAVPAQSQQTITALLGGFVRSLPLLVGQPVRKGQLLARIENPDLIQIQQDYAETSSRLTYLEAEFARQQELSRENISALKVLQQTTADLHATRARVNGLAHRLRLVGLSPQAALTGKFSSQYTITAPVSGVITDVTATAGGYVQPSDVIAQITSNEGLYAELTVFEKDLPRLREGQRVSIRLNNERTKERMGQITYINRAIDTDRSVRVVARLDRPDSQLAPNTFLKASLDLGNSRVTALPEEAIVSAEGKDYIFVVTDEEIPDEHEEGKAGHTDDEHDPKTSQPEPHGTTFRRIPVRRGVTEAGFSEVTLPASLDPAKAQVVLKGAFTVLSQLKAASGEEHGHAH